The sequence CTTATTGTCATAATTTAAATTTAAACAAAGTTTGTGAAATTTGTTTAAATCCACATCGTAATTCTAAATTAATGATTATTGAATCAGCTAATGATTTAGAAAAATTTGAAAAACTAGATATTTTTGATGGTAAATATTATATTCTTGATAAAGATTTTATTAAAAGTTATATAGAAAATCCTGCAGATGAATCTGTTTTTGAAAAATTAAAGAAATATGCACAAAAGTTTCCCGAAATTATTATTTCACTTTCACCTACATTAGAAGGGCAAATTATTACTAACTACTTAAAAAAAATTATTAGTTCAGACAAAAATGAAGTCACTCAGCTTGCACATGGAATACCTTTAGGTTCTCAAGTGGAATACATTGACCAATTTACATTAAAAGAAGCATTAATAAATCGTAAAAAAATATAAAGGGGTGCATAATGTTCATAACTTTTGAAGGTTTAGATGGATCAGGAAAAACTACAATTATTGAATTAATTGGTAAAAAAATTACTGAAAATTTCCCCACACAACAATTCATTATCACTCGTGAACCAGGAGGTAAAGATTTAGCAATTGCTGAAGACATTAGAAGCATTATTCTGAATATAAATTATGAAATTGATACACTTACTGAAGCTGTACTT comes from Mycoplasma iguanae and encodes:
- a CDS encoding toprim domain-containing protein — its product is MYSPEFDELIQMLRKLPGIGKKQSEKIAFYIINSKTQDILDFFNLVRELQLNLQKCTYCHNLNLNKVCEICLNPHRNSKLMIIESANDLEKFEKLDIFDGKYYILDKDFIKSYIENPADESVFEKLKKYAQKFPEIIISLSPTLEGQIITNYLKKIISSDKNEVTQLAHGIPLGSQVEYIDQFTLKEALINRKKI